One part of the Falco peregrinus isolate bFalPer1 chromosome 14, bFalPer1.pri, whole genome shotgun sequence genome encodes these proteins:
- the SDR42E1 gene encoding short-chain dehydrogenase/reductase family 42E member 1, translating into MEPESTAKETVLITGGGGYFGCRLGCAIYQKGVDVILFDVAKPLQTMPEGIKFMQGDVCHLSEVEEALRDVICVFHIASYGMSGREQLNQKLIEDVNVKGTENVIQACKSTGVSSLVYTSTYNVIFGGQIIENGDESLPYLPLHLHPDHYSRTKSLAEMKVLEANGAKLGNGKGVLRTCALRPAGIYGPGEQRHLPRIVSYIERGLFKFVYGDPLSLVEFVHVDNLVQAHILASEALKANKKHIAAGQAYFISDGRPVNNFEFFRPLVEGLGYKFPTCRLPLSLVYFFAFLTEIVHFLVGHVYNFQPLLTRTEVYKTGVTHYFSMEKARKELGYEPQQYNLNEVVEWFRSRGCGLKPRKYTVVHLIRDGGLLLLLIAVMVSWFPSAVAFSL; encoded by the exons ATGGAACCAGAAAGTACTGCCAAGGAGACGGTGCTTATTACTGGAGGAGGTGGTTATTTTGGCTGCCG ATTAGGTTGTGCTATATACCAAAAGGGAGTTGATGTGATTCTCTTTGATGTCGCGAAGCCACTTCAGACCATGCCAGAGGGAATAAAGTTCATGCAGGGGGATGTCTGTCACCTGTCTGAAGTGGAAGAGGCTCTCAGAGATGTAATCTGCGTATTCCATATCGCTTCCTATGGAATGtctggcagggagcagctgaacCAAAAACTTATAGAGGATGTTAAtgtgaaaggaacagaaaatgtcatCCAAGCCTGCAAGAGCACAGGAGTGTCGAGTCTGGTTTATACAAGCACATACAACGTGATATTTGGAGGCCAGATTATAGAAAATGGGGATGAATCTCTGCCTTATCTACCTCTTCACCTTCATCCAGATCACTACTCCCGGACCAAATCTTTAGCTGAAATGAAGGTGCTGGAAGCAAATGGTGCCAAGCTTGGAAACGGGAAAGGTGTATTAAGGACTTGTGCTCTTCGACCAGCGGGCATCTATGGGCCTGGAGAACAAAGACATCTTCCAAGAATAGTCAGTTACATTGAAAGGGGATTGTTTAAATTTGTATATGGAGATCCTCTTAGTTTAGTAGAATTTGTGCATGTAGACAATCTAGTTCAGGCTCATATCCTTGCCTCTGAGGCCCTCAAAGCCAACAAAAAGCACATAGCTGCAGGCCAAGCCTATTTTATCTCAGATGGCAGGCctgtaaataactttgaattTTTCCGACCATTAGTGGAAGGTTTGGGTTACAAGTTCCCAACTTGTcgtcttcctctctcccttgtCTATTTTTTTGCATTCCTTACTGAAATAGTTCATTTTCTTGTAGGACACGTTTATAActttcagcctctcctcactCGCACAGAAGTTTACAAAACTGGCGTCACACATTATTTTAGTATGGAGAAGGCCAGAAAGGAGCTGGGGTATGAGCCTCAGCAATATAACCTGAATGAAGTGGTTGAGTGGTTTAGGTCTCGGGGATGTGGACTGAAGCCGAGGAAGTATACTGTTGTGCATCTTATCAGGGATGGCGgactgcttttgctgctgattGCTGTGATGGTCTCATGGTTTCCATCTGCAGTCGCATTTTCACTCTGA